A stretch of DNA from Candidatus Neomarinimicrobiota bacterium:
CAGTTCGGCAAGGGCTCGCTCATGCGCCTGGGAGATCGGGCTATCGTGCCCATTGACGTGATTCCCACGGGCTCGCTGGCGCTGGATACCGCCACGGGTGTGGGGGGCATTCCCCGGGGGCGGGTTACGGAGATTTATGGCCCCGAGGCATCCGGCAAGACCACCCTCGCGTTGCACATCATTGCCCAGGCCCAGGAAACGGGTGGCTACGTCGCTTTTATCGATGCCGAGCACGCCCTTGATCCGGGGTATGCGCAGAAGCTGGGTGTTGACACGGCCAATCTGCTGGTCTCGCAACCTGATACGGGAGAACAGGCGCTGGAAATCACCGAAGCGCTGGTACGCAGCCGTGCCATCGATGCCATCGTCATCGATTCAGTGGCCGCGCTGGTGCCCAAGGCGGAACTCGATGGTGAGATGGGCGACAGCCACGTGGGACTGCAAGCCCGGCTCATGTCACAGGCACTGCGTAAACTCACCGGCTCGGTTTCAAAATCCAACACCGCGGTGATCTTCATTAACCAGATAAGGGAGAAGGTGGGGGTGATGTACGGCAACCCCGAAGTGACCCCCGGCGGCCGGGCACTGAAATTTTACACTTCGCTGCGTCTGGACATCCGCCGTATCGCCGCCATTAAGGAGGGCGATACGCACGTGGGTAACCGCACCCGGGTGCGGGTGGTCAAGAACAAGGTGGCGCCGCCTTTCAAGGACGCCGAATTCGACATCCTTTATGGGACCGGTATATCGTTTGAGGGGGAGCTGCTGGACATTGGCCTGGAGGCCGACATC
This window harbors:
- the recA gene encoding recombinase RecA, translating into MNEQQQKAQAVEATITYIDRQFGKGSLMRLGDRAIVPIDVIPTGSLALDTATGVGGIPRGRVTEIYGPEASGKTTLALHIIAQAQETGGYVAFIDAEHALDPGYAQKLGVDTANLLVSQPDTGEQALEITEALVRSRAIDAIVIDSVAALVPKAELDGEMGDSHVGLQARLMSQALRKLTGSVSKSNTAVIFINQIREKVGVMYGNPEVTPGGRALKFYTSLRLDIRRIAAIKEGDTHVGNRTRVRVVKNKVAPPFKDAEFDILYGTGISFEGELLDIGLEADIIQKSGSWYSYGDMRLGQGRENARQFLTENSALKDEIAKAVRSFLGLVTDGEAAPAETADAEESA